A genomic segment from Desulfurispora thermophila DSM 16022 encodes:
- a CDS encoding acyl--CoA ligase family protein — protein sequence MNYEPLSPLQFLQRNAAVLPDKPAVRYGEQIYTYQQFYRRVMRLASALHRAGLQRGDKVAFLCPNIPPMLEAHFGVPWAGGVLVSINIRLSPREIAYIINHSDSRFLFVDNELAALIQPVLPELTGLQKIVNICDISAETPLPGPDYEEFLAGGAESDLPIPVEDENEVITINYTSGTTGMPKGVMYTHRGAYLNALGEVLHSEMDKSSSYLWTLPMFHCNGWCFTWGVIAAMATNVCLRKVDPAEVFRLIGAGLVSHMCAAPIVLSGMILYLEKNRVELPRPLHILTAGAPPSPTVIKNMESIGARVTQVYGLTEVYGPHSICEWQDKWDDLPLEQRAEIKARQGVPYLTAVYMTVVDPVTMQEVPRDGQTLGEIVMRGNNVMAGYYKQPEATAEAFRGGWFHSGDMAVVHPDGYVEIKDRLKDIIISGGENISTVEVENVIYQHPDVLEVAVVSTPDEKWGEVPKAFIMPKPGTNPTAEDIINFCRERIARYKVPKYIEFGELPKTATGKIQKFKLRDREWAGREKRVQG from the coding sequence GTGAACTATGAGCCGCTGTCACCACTGCAGTTTTTGCAGCGCAACGCGGCTGTGCTGCCGGACAAACCGGCCGTGCGCTACGGGGAGCAAATTTACACTTACCAGCAGTTTTACCGGCGGGTGATGCGCCTGGCCAGCGCATTGCACAGAGCAGGGCTGCAAAGGGGAGATAAGGTAGCCTTTCTGTGCCCCAACATTCCGCCCATGCTGGAGGCGCATTTCGGTGTGCCCTGGGCGGGCGGCGTGCTGGTCAGCATTAACATCCGGCTTTCACCCCGGGAAATAGCCTATATCATCAACCATTCGGACAGCCGTTTTCTGTTTGTGGACAACGAACTGGCTGCTTTGATTCAGCCGGTGCTCCCCGAGCTGACCGGGTTGCAGAAAATTGTGAATATCTGCGATATTTCAGCGGAAACACCCTTGCCCGGGCCGGATTATGAGGAGTTTTTGGCCGGGGGAGCGGAAAGCGATCTGCCTATCCCTGTGGAAGACGAAAATGAGGTTATCACCATCAACTACACCAGCGGCACAACCGGAATGCCCAAAGGTGTAATGTATACCCATCGGGGCGCCTACCTGAATGCATTGGGCGAGGTGCTGCACAGTGAAATGGACAAGTCTTCCTCTTATCTGTGGACACTGCCCATGTTTCACTGCAACGGCTGGTGTTTCACCTGGGGCGTGATTGCGGCCATGGCAACCAATGTCTGCCTGCGCAAGGTGGATCCGGCCGAGGTCTTCCGGCTGATCGGAGCCGGTCTGGTCAGCCATATGTGCGCTGCGCCAATCGTGTTGAGCGGCATGATTCTCTATCTGGAGAAAAACAGGGTGGAACTTCCCCGCCCGCTGCACATTTTAACGGCCGGGGCTCCGCCTTCTCCCACAGTAATCAAAAACATGGAGAGCATTGGGGCCAGAGTAACCCAGGTTTACGGTCTCACCGAGGTTTATGGTCCGCACAGTATCTGTGAATGGCAGGACAAATGGGACGATCTGCCTTTGGAGCAGCGGGCCGAGATCAAAGCCCGGCAGGGGGTTCCTTACCTGACGGCCGTATACATGACGGTGGTGGATCCGGTGACCATGCAGGAAGTACCCCGGGATGGGCAGACGCTGGGGGAAATTGTCATGCGGGGCAACAACGTCATGGCTGGCTATTACAAACAGCCCGAGGCCACGGCGGAGGCCTTCCGGGGCGGGTGGTTCCACAGCGGGGACATGGCGGTGGTGCATCCCGACGGGTATGTGGAGATCAAAGACCGGTTGAAAGACATTATTATCAGCGGCGGGGAAAATATCTCCACGGTTGAGGTGGAGAACGTGATCTACCAGCACCCCGATGTGCTGGAAGTGGCTGTGGTTTCCACTCCGGATGAAAAGTGGGGCGAAGTGCCCAAGGCCTTCATCATGCCCAAACCCGGTACCAATCCCACGGCGGAGGATATTATCAATTTCTGCCGGGAGCGTATCGCCCGCTACAAGGTGCCCAAATATATCGAGTTCGGCGAGCTTCCCAAAACCGCCACCGGCAAAATCCAGAAATTTAAGTTGCGTGACCGGGAATGGGCGGGCAGAGAAAAAAGAGTACAGGGTTAG
- a CDS encoding ABC transporter ATP-binding protein, with protein MLELTKEYPSLTAVDSISFTVRQGEIFGFLGPNGAGKSTTIKMLATLLKPTRGTALINGYDIVRQPNQVRQSIGMVFQDPSLDERLTARENLVFHAMLYNVPSREMNSRIASVLEMVDLADRQHHLVRTFSGGMKRRLEIARGLLHYPAVLFLDEPTVGLDPQTRHRIWQYIHGLQQQHRITIFMTTHYMEEAENCQRIAIIDHGRLVALDSPLKLKEQYSASSLDEVFIHLTGREIREEIVRPQLGSSPRGHLRRRR; from the coding sequence GTGCTGGAGCTGACAAAGGAATATCCCTCTTTGACCGCAGTGGACAGCATTTCCTTTACTGTCCGGCAGGGAGAAATCTTCGGTTTCCTGGGGCCAAATGGAGCTGGCAAGTCCACCACTATCAAAATGCTGGCCACTTTGCTCAAACCAACCCGGGGCACCGCTCTCATCAACGGTTACGACATTGTCCGGCAGCCCAACCAGGTTCGCCAGTCCATTGGCATGGTTTTTCAGGACCCCTCGCTGGACGAGCGCCTGACAGCCAGGGAAAACCTGGTTTTTCACGCCATGCTTTACAATGTGCCCAGCCGCGAGATGAACAGTCGTATTGCCAGCGTACTGGAAATGGTGGATCTGGCCGACCGGCAACACCATCTGGTGCGCACTTTTTCCGGGGGCATGAAAAGGCGACTGGAAATTGCCCGCGGTCTGCTGCACTACCCGGCCGTGCTATTTCTGGATGAACCCACCGTGGGCCTGGACCCCCAGACCCGGCACCGCATCTGGCAATATATCCATGGCCTGCAGCAGCAGCACCGCATCACTATCTTCATGACCACCCATTATATGGAAGAAGCAGAAAACTGCCAGCGCATTGCCATTATTGACCATGGTCGCCTGGTGGCCCTGGACAGCCCGCTCAAGCTGAAAGAGCAGTACAGCGCGTCCAGTCTGGACGAAGTCTTTATCCACCTGACAGGACGGGAAATCCGCGAAGAGATTGTCCGTCCCCAACTGGGCAGCAGTCCCCGGGGACACCTGCGACGGAGGCGATAA
- a CDS encoding ABC transporter permease: MPALRAIYTIWLRDLIRFAREKSRIISMLGQPLLYLLIVGNGMSATFQLSAARVEGFNYLLFMYPGIIGMSVLFTSIFSAISIVWDREFGFLKEVLVAPVPRWSVAVGKALGGSTIAMLQGSILLLLAPFLGLKMSFAQLFALLAVLFLIAFSLTSLGITIASRMETMEGFQMMMNFLVMPLFFLSGAMFPLKGLPDWMDKVMHLDPLTYGVDALRHIMYGQMPALKTLTRFSLPHDLLVVAAMATVLISLGTISFSRQNHN; the protein is encoded by the coding sequence ATGCCTGCCCTGCGCGCTATTTACACAATCTGGCTGCGGGATCTAATCCGTTTTGCCCGCGAAAAAAGTCGCATCATCAGCATGCTGGGTCAACCCCTGCTTTACCTTTTAATTGTCGGCAATGGCATGTCAGCAACTTTTCAACTGAGTGCCGCCCGGGTAGAAGGATTTAATTACCTGCTGTTCATGTATCCGGGTATTATTGGCATGTCCGTACTGTTCACCAGCATCTTTTCCGCCATCTCCATTGTTTGGGACAGGGAGTTCGGCTTTTTAAAAGAAGTGCTGGTAGCACCGGTACCCCGTTGGTCCGTGGCTGTCGGTAAAGCGCTGGGAGGCAGCACAATCGCCATGCTGCAGGGTTCCATCCTCCTGCTGCTGGCCCCTTTTTTGGGATTGAAAATGTCTTTTGCCCAACTGTTTGCTCTGCTGGCCGTGCTATTTTTGATCGCCTTTTCCCTGACATCGCTGGGCATCACCATTGCCTCCCGCATGGAGACAATGGAAGGCTTCCAGATGATGATGAATTTTCTGGTTATGCCCTTGTTCTTTTTAAGCGGTGCCATGTTCCCCCTGAAAGGACTGCCGGACTGGATGGATAAGGTCATGCATTTGGATCCGCTTACCTATGGGGTAGATGCCCTGCGGCACATCATGTATGGCCAGATGCCCGCCCTAAAAACTTTAACCCGCTTTAGCCTGCCCCACGACCTGCTGGTGGTGGCCGCCATGGCTACCGTACTGATCAGCCTGGGGACAATATCATTCAGCCGCCAAAACCATAATTAA
- a CDS encoding YetF domain-containing protein: MLVMMMRTLIMFLVVVVALRLMGKRQIGKLQPYELVIIIMISELASIPMQNVSVPLIAGFVPIFSLLLVQIILSLVSLHSEWARGFVCGRPSILIRNGKIVEEELARSRYNINDLLEQLRIKNVPNVAHVEFAILETGGELSVIPKSQHRPLSPADMSIPTEYEGLPIPLIIDGYLDRESLRDINLTEEWLLDQLARQGITDYKQVLYASIDTQGNFFCQRKVSKKAGALV; this comes from the coding sequence ATGCTTGTCATGATGATGCGCACACTGATTATGTTTCTGGTGGTGGTGGTAGCCCTGCGTTTGATGGGCAAGAGACAGATCGGCAAACTGCAACCGTATGAACTGGTAATAATCATTATGATCTCGGAACTGGCTTCCATACCAATGCAAAATGTCAGCGTTCCTCTCATTGCCGGCTTTGTGCCCATCTTCAGCCTGCTGTTGGTGCAAATTATTCTATCATTAGTATCCTTGCACAGTGAGTGGGCCAGGGGTTTTGTTTGTGGTCGACCCAGTATTCTAATCCGCAACGGCAAAATTGTGGAAGAAGAACTGGCCAGATCGCGCTACAATATCAATGACCTGTTGGAGCAATTGCGGATAAAAAACGTCCCCAATGTCGCCCATGTAGAATTTGCCATTCTGGAAACCGGCGGGGAACTGAGCGTTATTCCCAAATCCCAGCACCGTCCATTGAGCCCGGCCGACATGAGCATACCTACTGAGTACGAAGGGTTGCCCATACCACTGATTATTGATGGCTATCTGGACCGGGAAAGTCTCCGCGACATTAACTTGACGGAAGAGTGGCTGCTGGACCAGCTGGCCCGCCAGGGCATTACAGACTATAAGCAGGTTCTCTATGCCAGCATTGATACACAGGGTAACTTTTTCTGCCAGCGCAAGGTCAGCAAAAAGGCGGGTGCTTTGGTTTGA
- a CDS encoding DUF4363 family protein translates to MRLLISLLILLGLIVYGGLYVHNQLASQTSSMVSQVEEIKSAARKKDWTRAEQQLAGVTNIWRKQQGWWTLLMNHQEIEAVDFALARTQAAVETQNSAACAVEAEELKAILQHIPEKEAFALRNIL, encoded by the coding sequence TTGAGACTGCTTATATCATTACTCATCTTGCTCGGACTGATTGTTTACGGCGGTCTTTATGTGCACAATCAGCTCGCATCCCAAACATCATCCATGGTATCGCAGGTGGAAGAGATAAAAAGCGCCGCTAGAAAAAAGGACTGGACAAGAGCCGAGCAGCAGTTAGCAGGCGTAACCAATATTTGGAGAAAGCAACAGGGCTGGTGGACTTTGCTTATGAACCACCAGGAAATTGAAGCGGTGGATTTCGCCCTGGCCCGCACCCAGGCTGCCGTTGAAACCCAGAACTCCGCCGCCTGCGCGGTGGAAGCGGAAGAATTGAAAGCCATCCTGCAGCACATTCCGGAAAAAGAAGCCTTTGCCCTGCGCAATATCCTGTAA
- a CDS encoding PPC domain-containing DNA-binding protein, producing the protein MQYSQGAAGRFFVVRVEHGEDLLQAVKDLARRENIRQAVFWAIGALGQARLVVGPGEAVLPPEPVWREVNEPGEILATGNIFWDEHEPIIHLHASWCRGDTVLTGCVREKATVYLMAEVFVWELAGLEAARQFDQRLGLKALSLPAGKS; encoded by the coding sequence TTGCAGTACAGTCAGGGTGCTGCCGGTAGATTTTTTGTGGTGCGCGTGGAACATGGGGAGGATTTGTTGCAGGCGGTCAAAGATCTGGCCAGGCGGGAGAACATTCGTCAGGCTGTCTTCTGGGCGATTGGTGCTCTAGGCCAGGCCAGGCTGGTTGTGGGGCCTGGGGAAGCTGTGTTACCGCCGGAGCCGGTTTGGCGGGAGGTGAATGAGCCCGGGGAAATACTGGCTACTGGTAACATTTTCTGGGATGAGCATGAGCCCATCATCCACCTGCACGCCTCCTGGTGCCGGGGTGATACAGTATTAACCGGCTGTGTGCGGGAAAAAGCTACCGTATATTTGATGGCCGAAGTATTTGTCTGGGAATTGGCGGGACTGGAGGCGGCGCGTCAGTTTGACCAACGGCTGGGGTTGAAAGCTCTGAGCTTGCCGGCAGGTAAAAGTTAA
- a CDS encoding FAD-dependent oxidoreductase — protein MSLLDSRLHRRLYYLREVSNFFMLRMSNLQLSPDEPEELLRQLICRRLRIKPAELLEYVIYRRSVDARKGKVHFVYTVDVRVKDQDELLARVKDDGVVLAPRVEYQLSISGEQPLTSRPVIVGSGPAGLMATLALASLGFAPLLLERGAGVDERARLVEEFWRQGKLHHRSNVQFGEGGAGTFSDGKLTTLIRDPRCRYVLEQFVAAGAPPEILYLAKPHIGTDNLRRVVKNIRRRIIELGGEVRFNSQVTGLQVRQNRVLGVTVNDKDFIPCSVVVLAVGHSARDTFQMLLEQGVTMVPKAFSVGLRIEHPRWLIDQAQYKHYAGHPRLGAADYKLVYHGRNGRSAYTFCMCPGGVVVAAASGPGQVVTNGMSYYRRDGENSNSAILVGVGEDDFGSRHPLSGVRFQERYEEAAFALAGGNYLAPAQKLGDFLADRPTERWGEVRPSYRPGVVPALLKECLPRYVAETIKEAVLAWGKQLKGFDLTDAVLTGVETRSSSPVRILRDESMQANVAGLYPAGEGAGYAGGIMSAAVDGLKVAEAIASVWRPAG, from the coding sequence TTGAGCTTGCTTGATAGCCGCCTTCACCGGCGGCTATACTATTTGCGTGAGGTGAGCAATTTTTTTATGTTGCGCATGAGCAATCTGCAGCTGAGTCCGGACGAACCGGAAGAGTTGCTCCGGCAGTTAATCTGTCGCCGCCTGCGGATTAAACCGGCCGAGCTATTAGAATATGTAATCTACCGCCGCTCCGTAGATGCCCGCAAGGGCAAGGTTCATTTTGTGTACACCGTAGATGTGCGCGTCAAAGATCAGGACGAATTGCTGGCCAGGGTGAAGGATGATGGCGTGGTTTTGGCACCGCGCGTGGAATACCAACTCAGTATCAGCGGAGAACAGCCATTAACCAGCCGCCCTGTTATTGTGGGCAGTGGTCCCGCCGGATTAATGGCTACCCTGGCACTGGCCAGCTTGGGGTTTGCTCCTTTGCTTCTGGAGCGGGGGGCCGGTGTGGACGAACGGGCCCGTTTGGTTGAGGAATTTTGGCGGCAGGGAAAGCTCCATCACCGCTCCAATGTCCAGTTTGGGGAAGGTGGTGCCGGAACATTTTCCGATGGTAAGTTGACCACCTTAATCCGCGATCCACGTTGCCGTTATGTGCTGGAGCAATTTGTGGCAGCCGGGGCGCCGCCCGAAATCCTCTATTTGGCCAAACCGCACATTGGTACGGATAACCTGCGGCGGGTGGTGAAAAATATCCGCCGTCGGATCATTGAGTTGGGTGGCGAAGTGCGTTTTAACAGTCAGGTAACCGGTTTGCAGGTGCGACAAAACCGTGTGCTGGGAGTAACGGTCAACGATAAGGATTTCATCCCCTGTTCGGTAGTTGTGTTGGCTGTGGGGCACAGCGCGCGGGATACGTTCCAAATGCTCTTGGAGCAGGGTGTGACCATGGTGCCCAAAGCCTTTTCCGTGGGGTTGCGTATTGAACACCCCCGCTGGTTGATCGACCAGGCCCAGTACAAACATTATGCCGGGCACCCCCGCCTGGGAGCGGCGGATTACAAATTGGTTTACCATGGCCGCAACGGGCGATCGGCCTATACTTTCTGCATGTGCCCCGGCGGGGTGGTGGTGGCCGCCGCATCAGGTCCGGGTCAGGTGGTGACCAATGGGATGAGTTACTACCGGCGGGACGGGGAAAATTCCAACAGCGCGATTTTAGTGGGGGTCGGGGAGGATGATTTCGGCAGCCGGCACCCGCTCTCCGGTGTGCGCTTTCAGGAACGTTATGAAGAGGCGGCCTTTGCTCTGGCCGGCGGCAATTACCTGGCCCCGGCGCAAAAACTGGGCGATTTTTTAGCCGACCGACCGACAGAGCGGTGGGGTGAAGTCCGCCCTTCCTACCGGCCGGGTGTAGTACCCGCGTTGTTAAAAGAGTGTTTGCCCCGGTATGTGGCCGAAACAATTAAGGAAGCTGTATTGGCCTGGGGAAAGCAGCTCAAGGGTTTTGACCTGACCGATGCCGTGCTGACCGGGGTGGAGACGCGCAGTTCTTCACCAGTACGCATTCTGAGGGACGAAAGCATGCAGGCCAATGTCGCCGGCCTCTATCCGGCCGGCGAGGGAGCCGGCTATGCAGGGGGTATCATGTCAGCGGCAGTGGATGGGCTGAAGGTGGCCGAGGCCATTGCCAGTGTCTGGCGCCCCGCTGGCTGA
- a CDS encoding branched-chain amino acid aminotransferase, giving the protein MLVEILVKKVTTGKPKPADDRLGFGINFTDHMFVMDYNTEAGWHNPRIEPYGPLSLDPSTMVFHYGQAIFEGIKAYRRVDGRIGIFRPRDYIARMNRSADRLCIPPVDETLVLKALKELIRLEQDWVPRSKETSLYIRPFIIATDPFLGVRPSFTYKFMIILSPVGAYYPEGFNAVKIMVTDQYVRAVRGGLGHVKTPGNYAASLKAAEEAKKQKYTQVLWLDGVELKYIEEVGTMNIFFVIDGEVVTPPLEGSILGGMTRDSVLTVTREWGLRVSERRLSIDEVVAAADAGRLQEIFGTGTAAVISPVNELKYKDKIIVPGDGQVGPLSHKLYDYITGLQYGTQPDKYGWVEYID; this is encoded by the coding sequence TTGCTGGTGGAAATACTGGTCAAAAAAGTAACCACGGGTAAACCCAAACCGGCAGACGACCGGCTGGGATTTGGTATTAATTTTACAGACCACATGTTTGTGATGGACTATAATACCGAAGCGGGCTGGCACAACCCGCGCATTGAGCCTTATGGCCCTTTGAGCCTGGATCCTTCCACCATGGTATTCCATTATGGACAGGCTATTTTTGAGGGTATCAAAGCTTACCGGCGGGTGGATGGCAGGATAGGCATTTTTCGACCGCGCGACTACATAGCCCGCATGAATCGTTCGGCGGACAGGCTTTGTATCCCACCGGTGGACGAAACGCTGGTATTAAAAGCGTTAAAAGAACTGATCAGGCTAGAACAGGATTGGGTGCCGCGCAGCAAAGAAACCTCGCTGTATATCCGGCCGTTTATTATTGCCACCGACCCCTTTTTGGGGGTGAGGCCGTCATTTACTTACAAGTTTATGATTATCCTCTCTCCTGTGGGGGCCTATTACCCCGAGGGATTCAACGCCGTAAAAATCATGGTCACCGACCAGTATGTGCGGGCTGTGCGTGGCGGGCTGGGGCATGTGAAAACTCCCGGCAATTATGCCGCCAGCCTCAAAGCAGCCGAGGAAGCCAAAAAGCAAAAGTACACCCAGGTTTTGTGGCTGGATGGTGTGGAACTGAAGTATATTGAAGAAGTAGGCACCATGAACATCTTTTTTGTCATTGATGGCGAAGTGGTCACGCCACCGCTGGAAGGCAGCATTTTGGGCGGCATGACCCGGGATAGTGTGCTCACAGTTACCAGAGAATGGGGTTTAAGGGTTAGCGAGCGACGTTTGTCCATTGATGAGGTGGTGGCGGCGGCCGATGCCGGTCGTTTGCAAGAAATCTTCGGTACGGGTACCGCGGCGGTTATTTCGCCGGTTAATGAGCTTAAGTACAAAGACAAGATCATCGTACCCGGTGATGGTCAGGTTGGTCCGCTGTCCCACAAATTGTACGATTATATTACCGGTTTGCAGTATGGTACCCAGCCGGACAAATATGGTTGGGTGGAATATATAGATTGA
- a CDS encoding DUF342 domain-containing protein, whose amino-acid sequence MAELKLHISPDKLTAKISVLSTNLPEKKELLDFLQKNRIIHGLIAEAIEQLTTTRPGEPVVVARGTPPQPGRNGWVELPWQKSAHAQNPSNEKAIIDFRETSKIVSVLEGEIIAILHDPVPGQPGQAVTGEEVKPPPVKPARLVAGKNVSLTADGKQALAKKAGRPIAKMAGLNCLLTIEDRYTVQGDVSIKTGNIRFKGDVLVTGNVLETMTVEAAGNLTVEGLITGATILCGESLVVNKNIISSTVTAGMGFVECGKISYLIEEIYNSAIDILKAVEQIKSKLPNPEKFTFHQLVDTVLQGRFGNLQKTVRELGAVKTFNLPYEVAEAIEAVKVLSDYRYTAEDFRTILQSTALALNIIKSRANSNAMITARAVFNSTLQCSGQVVITGQGCTNSNVYAGGNVHINGSFKGGNIHSDGNVIIGELGNPMGLPHMVKLRSKGQLTVQKVHPGVTVQIGSSRYNVTQEMFKVKFKLDEYAEVTIVPV is encoded by the coding sequence ATGGCAGAATTGAAATTACATATCTCTCCCGACAAGCTGACGGCTAAAATCAGCGTCCTGAGCACCAACCTGCCCGAAAAAAAAGAGCTGTTGGACTTTTTGCAAAAAAACCGTATTATCCATGGTTTGATAGCTGAAGCCATTGAGCAACTCACCACCACCCGCCCCGGTGAACCGGTAGTGGTCGCCCGCGGCACTCCGCCGCAACCCGGCCGGAACGGGTGGGTGGAACTGCCCTGGCAAAAATCAGCTCATGCCCAGAATCCGAGCAACGAAAAAGCAATAATTGATTTCCGGGAGACCAGTAAAATAGTCTCGGTTCTCGAGGGCGAGATCATAGCAATTTTGCACGATCCTGTTCCAGGACAGCCCGGTCAGGCTGTTACGGGCGAAGAGGTTAAGCCACCACCGGTAAAGCCGGCCCGCCTGGTAGCCGGCAAAAATGTCAGTCTTACAGCAGACGGCAAGCAAGCGCTGGCGAAAAAAGCTGGCCGCCCAATTGCCAAGATGGCCGGGCTAAACTGCTTACTAACCATTGAAGACAGATACACTGTTCAGGGAGATGTATCTATAAAAACTGGCAACATCCGCTTTAAGGGAGACGTTCTGGTTACCGGCAATGTGCTGGAAACAATGACCGTGGAGGCAGCGGGCAATCTCACTGTAGAAGGGTTGATCACAGGTGCCACTATTCTCTGTGGTGAAAGCCTGGTGGTAAACAAAAACATCATCAGCAGCACAGTCACCGCCGGAATGGGCTTTGTAGAATGCGGCAAAATCAGTTACTTGATTGAGGAAATTTATAACAGTGCCATTGATATTTTAAAGGCTGTTGAGCAAATCAAGAGTAAGCTGCCCAATCCGGAAAAGTTCACTTTCCACCAACTGGTTGATACGGTTTTACAGGGTCGTTTCGGCAATTTACAGAAAACAGTGCGGGAACTGGGAGCAGTAAAAACATTCAATCTCCCCTACGAGGTGGCGGAAGCCATTGAAGCGGTCAAAGTGCTGAGTGACTACCGGTACACCGCCGAGGACTTTCGTACCATCCTGCAGAGTACCGCGCTGGCATTGAACATTATCAAAAGCAGAGCCAACAGCAATGCCATGATCACAGCCCGTGCGGTTTTCAACTCTACGCTGCAGTGCTCCGGACAGGTTGTTATCACCGGTCAGGGCTGCACTAACTCCAATGTTTACGCCGGCGGCAATGTGCACATCAATGGCTCTTTCAAAGGCGGCAACATTCACAGTGACGGCAACGTTATTATCGGCGAACTGGGCAACCCCATGGGTCTACCCCACATGGTCAAGCTGCGCAGCAAAGGACAACTGACCGTGCAAAAGGTTCATCCAGGCGTTACTGTGCAAATCGGGTCTTCCCGTTACAACGTTACACAGGAAATGTTCAAGGTTAAATTCAAACTGGACGAATATGCTGAAGTAACAATCGTCCCTGTTTAG
- a CDS encoding helix-turn-helix domain-containing protein has translation MYDPKKLGQQVKAAREIRSKKSDLPFTQRNLAQKIGETSKWVKRLENGEFYPDWDTLALIADTCGVDMAFLLGEEMEQEEYEEAIRGGRVARTIPYAQLHI, from the coding sequence TTGTACGACCCGAAGAAACTGGGCCAGCAGGTGAAAGCAGCCCGGGAAATACGCAGTAAGAAAAGCGATTTGCCTTTTACACAGCGGAATTTAGCTCAGAAAATCGGCGAAACCAGTAAGTGGGTAAAAAGGTTGGAAAACGGCGAGTTTTACCCCGATTGGGATACTCTGGCTTTAATTGCCGATACCTGCGGGGTGGACATGGCTTTTTTGCTGGGGGAAGAGATGGAACAGGAAGAGTATGAAGAGGCGATACGCGGTGGTAGGGTGGCCCGGACAATACCTTATGCGCAGTTACATATTTAA
- a CDS encoding potassium channel family protein, whose amino-acid sequence MSSQVKIFFRSFITLALIVLAGTAAFIYTEKFSFIDALWLTVITMSTVGFGDVVPHTPAGRLVALLLIISGVGLFTYVLSTIFSGLLEGQLAEMWWRRRMQRRIGKMQDHIVLCGAGRVGREVIMELIRESNHNFVVIEKDPARLEELKELGVMYVAGDATEDHILNAVQIDRASGLIVTLPDDTGNLFITMTCRTLRPDLRIVVRANRPENIVKMTRAGADTVICPSAIASNRMALAVLKPASVSYVQTLVDSNNVSVELEEVVLGPDAPMANQQLKNSGLREKYNVLLLAIKRGEQTILNPQPEEILLPNDVLIVCGSSEMLTQLEKEAIGHAPAHRSRSLMQE is encoded by the coding sequence TTGTCCAGTCAGGTAAAGATTTTTTTCCGATCATTTATTACCCTCGCCCTGATTGTCCTGGCAGGGACAGCTGCCTTTATCTATACCGAAAAATTTAGTTTTATTGACGCCCTCTGGCTGACTGTAATCACCATGTCCACAGTAGGGTTTGGCGATGTGGTACCACACACTCCGGCTGGCCGGCTGGTAGCGCTTTTGTTGATTATCAGCGGCGTTGGCCTGTTCACCTATGTGCTGAGCACAATTTTCTCCGGCCTGCTGGAAGGCCAGCTGGCCGAGATGTGGTGGAGGCGCAGGATGCAAAGAAGAATCGGCAAAATGCAAGACCATATTGTTTTGTGCGGAGCGGGCCGGGTGGGCCGGGAAGTAATTATGGAGCTAATTAGAGAAAGCAACCACAACTTTGTGGTGATTGAAAAAGACCCGGCCCGCCTGGAAGAATTAAAAGAACTGGGCGTAATGTATGTGGCGGGTGATGCCACCGAGGATCACATTTTAAATGCCGTGCAAATTGACCGGGCCAGCGGTCTGATTGTAACTCTACCCGATGATACGGGAAATCTGTTTATCACCATGACCTGCCGGACACTGCGACCCGACTTACGTATTGTGGTCCGGGCCAACCGTCCGGAAAACATTGTCAAAATGACCCGGGCTGGCGCCGATACTGTTATTTGCCCTTCGGCCATTGCCAGCAACCGCATGGCCCTGGCTGTACTTAAACCGGCCAGTGTATCATATGTGCAAACTCTGGTGGACAGTAATAATGTAAGTGTGGAACTGGAAGAAGTGGTGCTGGGACCGGATGCACCGATGGCCAACCAGCAACTCAAGAACAGCGGTCTGAGAGAGAAATATAACGTCCTGTTGCTGGCTATAAAAAGAGGGGAGCAGACAATATTGAACCCGCAACCGGAAGAAATCCTGCTCCCCAATGATGTACTTATTGTGTGCGGCTCCTCAGAAATGCTCACCCAGCTGGAAAAAGAAGCCATCGGACACGCACCCGCTCATCGCAGCAGGAGCCTGATGCAGGAATAA